Proteins co-encoded in one Prunus persica cultivar Lovell chromosome G6, Prunus_persica_NCBIv2, whole genome shotgun sequence genomic window:
- the LOC18772072 gene encoding PRA1 family protein B1, which translates to MSSPPPIPISSQQSSHNPQSSFTIPIPSLRPILTRLSGLSGLSRHALSNSRPWTELIDRTAFSRPGSLSEAASRVRKNAAYFRVNYLIVLAVVLAYSLISHPFSLLTLVTLSGAWIFLYVLRPSDQPLVIFGRTFSDTQALFGLGLATLIAILVTSVLSLILTAVMVGVVIVCAHGAFRDPEDLFLDDQQPLASGFTSIFGGGDPSFGSASASVMSRV; encoded by the coding sequence ATGTCCTCGCCTCCCCCGATCCCAATCTCATCCCAACAATCCTCCCACAACCCCCAATCCTCCTTCACCATCCCGATCCCATCCCTCCGACCCATCCTCACGCGCCTCTCCGGCCTCTCCGGCCTCTCCCGCCACGCGCTCTCCAACAGCCGCCCCTGGACCGAGCTCATCGACCGTACCGCCTTCTCCAGACCGGGCTCGCTCTCCGAGGCCGCCTCGCGGGTGCGCAAGAACGCCGCCTACTTCCGCGTCAACTACCTAATCGTACTCGCGGTCGTACTCGCCTACTCCCTCATCTCCCaccccttctctctcctcaccCTAGTAACCCTCTCAGGCGCATGGATCTTCCTCTACGTGCTTCGACCGTCCGATCAGCCTTTAGTGATCTTCGGCCGCACGTTCTCGGACACCCAGGCCCTGTTCGGGTTGGGCCTCGCGACGCTGATCGCTATCTTGGTTACGAGCGTATTGTCGCTTATTCTGACGGCGGTGATGGTGGGGGTAGTGATCGTGTGCGCTCACGGTGCATTTAGAGATCCCGAGGATCTGTTCCTCGACGATCAGCAGCCGTTGGCTTCCGGGTTCACTTCAATATTCGGCGGTGGGGACCCTTCGTTTGGTTCTGCGAGTGCCAGTGTGATGTCACGTGTCTAG
- the LOC18774930 gene encoding GDSL esterase/lipase At2g30310: protein MLQKQVKKMAPTTLFLMHIWFWITCSVNATRPSPKFPAILVFGDSTVDTGNNNYLKTVAKGNHFPYGKDFPGKVPTGRFSNGKLVPDFIASLLKIKEAVPPFLDPSLSNNDLVTGVSFASGGSGYDDITAAVVGIIPFSEQIELFKKYIVRVEGILGEKEADKLINRALVIISAGTNDFGFNIYDIPTRRLEFNITGYQDFLQKKLQMFIKELYELGCRKIVITGLPPIGCLPIQITAKSGNPKNRICVDNENSDAQIYNQKLAKLLPKIQSLFPGSKIVYADVYEPLTDMINNPQKFGFVETKRGCCGTGLVEAGPLCNALTPLCANDLEYLFWDSIHPSEAAYQYISKYLEKEVLPKLAYDHQSQQLISLSALTDHRY, encoded by the exons ATGCTGCAaaaacaagtgaaaaaaatgGCACCCACAACACTTTTTCTCATGCACATTTGGTTTTGGATCACATGCAGTGTCAATGCCACAAGGCCTTCACCAAAATTCCCAGCCATTCTAGTCTTTGGTGATTCAACAGTGGACACTGGCAACAACAATTACCTCAAAACAGTGGCCAAGGGTAACCATTTCCCCTATGGTAAAGACTTTCCTGGTAAAGTTCCAACAGGCAGGTTTTCTAATGGAAAACTTGTCCCTGACTTCATTGCCTCCCTCTTAAAGATCAAAGAAGCCGTTCCTCCTTTTCTTGATCCAAGCCTTTCAAACAACGACCTTGTCACCGGTGTCAGCTTTGCGTCAGGGGGATCCGGATACGATGATATAACTGCTGCCGTTGTCGGGATCATACCATTTTCAGAGCAGATTGAGTTGTTCAAGAAATACATTGTGAGAGTTGAGGGGATTTTGGGGGAAAAGGAGGCTGACAAGTTAATTAATCGTGCACTTGTTATAATAAGTGCAGGTACCAATGACTTTGGTTTCAATATCTATGACATACCCACAAGAAGATTAGAGTTCAACATTACTGGGTACCAAGATTTTCTGCAGAAAAAGCTACAAATGTTCATTAAG GAACTGTATGAGCTTGGATGCAGAAAAATAGTAATAACAGGGCTTCCTCCAATAGGCTGCCTGCCCATACAAATAACTGCAAAATCTGGAAATCCAAAGAATAGAATATGTGTAGACAATGAGAATTCAGATGCCCAAATTTACAATCAAAAGCTTGCAAAACTATTGCCCAAGATACAGTCACTCTTTCCAGGGAGCAAAATTGTCTATGCAGATGTCTATGAGCCGTTAACTGACATGATCAACAATCCACAAAAATTTG GTTTTGTGGAAACAAAGAGAGGCTGCTGCGGTACAGGGCTTGTGGAAGCAGGGCCTCTGTGCAATGCATTGACACCACTATGTGCCAATGACTTGGAGTACTTATTTTGGGACAGCATACATCCCAGTGAAGCTGCCTACCAGTACATTTCTAAGTACTTGGAGAAGGAAGTCCTTCCAAAGCTTGCTTATGATCATCAATCACAGCAGTTGATTAGTCTATCCGCTCTAACAGATCATCGATACTGA
- the LOC18772815 gene encoding exocyst complex component EXO70B1 codes for MAENGEEKLLAVARHIAKTLGHNDNMADDILQIFSNFDGRFSREKLASDDEDRPRSCAALELTLKSLDRQISQYVAADHPIWSDSADSSAFLDSIDELIATIRDWTPLAVDKSVGVCLARAEDLMQQAMFRLEDEFRSLVERGGESLELSRAYRGESNGNLSFDSGDDEEEEEMIGNGGDHQIPTAQPIGDYDIVIDALPSGTINDLHEIAKRMVTAGFGKECSHVYSSCRREFLEESLSRLGLQKLSIEEVQKTPWQDLEDEIERWIKSANVALRILFPSERRLCDRVFYGLSSAADLSFMEVCRGSTIQILNFADAVAIGSRSPERLFKILDVFESLRDLMSEFESVFSDQYCLFLRNEAMTIWKRLGEAIRGIFMELENLISRDPAKTPVPGGGLHPITRYVMNYLRAACRSRQTLEQVFEDSTAVSHQPKVDDRSSSSSMSVQMAWIMELLESNLEAKSKIYRDPALCYVFMMNNSRYIVQKVRDSELGSLLGDDWIRKHTAKVRQYHVNYQRSSWSKVLGVLKLESGSLAPNVAVKSMKEKLKLFNIYFDEICKTQSNWVVFDDQLRDELRIALAKILLPAYQNFIGRFQNVPEIGRHDKYIKYANEDIEAKINDLFRGSRGSAGAGRK; via the coding sequence ATGGCTGAGAACGGCGAGGAGAAATTGCTAGCCGTGGCCCGACACATAGCCAAGACACTGGGCCACAACGACAACATGGCCGACGATATTTTGCAGATTTTCTCCAACTTCGACGGCAGGTTCTCTCGCGAGAAATTGGCTTCCGACGACGAGGACCGCCCTCGGAGCTGCGCCGCTCTCGAACTGACGCTCAAGTCCCTGGACCGTCAGATCTCCCAGTACGTCGCCGCCGACCATCCGATTTGGTCCGACTCGGCCGATTCCTCGGCCTTCCTGGACTCGATCGACGAGCTCATCGCCACAATCAGGGACTGGACGCCGCTGGCCGTCGACAAGTCCGTCGGCGTTTGCCTCGCGCGCGCCGAGGACCTCATGCAGCAGGCCATGTTCCGCCTCGAGGACGAGTTTAGGTCCCTGGTCGAACGCGGCGGCGAGTCACTCGAACTCAGTCGCGCGTACCGCGGCGAGTCGAACGGCAACTTGTCGTTTGACTCGGGGGACGacgaagaggaagaggagatgATCGGAAACGGCGGGGACCACCAGATCCCTACGGCGCAGCCGATTGGGGACTACGACATCGTGATCGATGCGCTTCCTTCTGGAACCATCAACGACCTCCACGAGATCGCGAAGCGCATGGTGACCGCGGGGTTCGGGAAAGAGTGCTCGCACGTGTACAGCAGCTGCCGGAGGGAGTTCTTGGAGGAGAGCTTGTCGAGGCTAGGGTTGCAGAAGCTGAGCATCGAAGAGGTTCAGAAGACGCCATGGCAAGACCTCGAAGACGAAATCGAGCGATGGATCAAATCCGCCAACGTAGCGCTTCGGATTCTGTTCCCGAGCGAACGTAGACTCTGCGATCGCGTCTTCTACGGCCTCTCCTCTGCTGCCGACCTCTCGTTCATGGAGGTTTGTCGAGGCTCGACGATTCAGATTCTCAACTTCGCCGACGCCGTCGCCATCGGAAGCCGATCGCCGGAGCGATTGTTCAAGATTCTAGACGTGTTCGAGAGCTTGCGGGATTTGATGTCTGAGTTCGAGTCCGTGTTTTCGGATCAGTACTGTTTGTTTCTCAGGAACGAAGCGATGACGATTTGGAAAAGGTTAGGCGAAGCTATCAGAGGCATTTTCATGGAGTTAGAGAATCTGATCAGTCGCGATCCCGCCAAAACACCAGTTCCTGGTGGCGGACTTCATCCTATCACTCGATACGTGATGAATTATCTCCGAGCAGCTTGCCGATCGCGCCAGACGCTCGAGCAAGTTTTCGAGGACAGCACTGCGGTCTCTCATCAGCCCAAGGTCGATGATCGATCCTCGTCTTCTTCGATGTCAGTCCAAATGGCATGGATTATGGAGCTTTTGGAGAGCAATTTAGAGGCCAAGTCGAAGATTTACAGGGACCCTGCTTTGTGCTATGTTTTCATGATGAACAACTCGAGGTACATTGTACAGAAAGTGAGAGACAGCGAATTAGGATCGCTTTTGGGCGACGATTGGATCCGAAAACACACTGCGAAAGTCCGGCAGTACCATGTGAATTACCAGAGAAGCTCATGGAGTAAGGTGTTGGGAGTGTTGAAGCTTGAGAGTGGCTCATTGGCACCCAATGTTGCTGTCAAGTCCATGAAAGAGAAGCTCAAATTGTTCAACATATACTTCGATGAGATCTGTAAAACTCAATCCAATTGGGTCGTTTTCGATGATCAGCTCAGGGACGAATTGAGAATTGCCCTAGCGAAAATCTTGTTGCCGGCGTATCAGAACTTTATCGGAAGGTTTCAGAATGTGCCAGAAATCGGGAGGCATGACAAGTACATTAAGTATGCTAATGAGGACATCGAGGCTAAGATTAACGACTTGTTTCGGGGCAGTCGAGGATCCGCCGGCGCTGGCCGGAAGTGA
- the LOC18773011 gene encoding cation/H(+) antiporter 15, with protein sequence MDISVVKQTGRKALVIGISAFFVPLILNMGFALVLQRTVTMEPKLHKSIIIIAVFQSMSSFHVIACLLADLKLLNSEIGRLAVSSSMVMGLHFMLGPMILGLAVPEGPPLGSALVEKLDSYISLILLPSYFVFGAARINFSLIKMKTVWVVELLTVSGFCGKLIGTVVPSLYCKMPAVDACSLGLIMSAQGIIDVITLQHGLFLKLIDEESFSIMALSALVSTAIITPVVKFLYDPSKRYMSTMRRRTIEHALPNAELRMLACIYQEDSTPPIINLLEVSNPTPKTPIFFYVVHLIRLSGRTAPVLITHRPGKRSARTFESHDSDRIVNAFRLYEEHSSGGLIMNALTAISPYATMHDDVCTLALEKRTSMVLIPFHKQFNELSGAGVLDNNPIRSVNQKILRNSPCSVGILLDRGTLNTNVTISCKNSYNFGMIFVEGPDDREALAYAMRMAEHPNVSLTVIRLVDHNMKHSVHRDHDMVLISKCKTAISGRKQHVYKEEHVKDSVDMINVIRSNSMEKLYDLILVGGRHDSNSPLFMGLTEWNEFPELGFIGDMLASSDSNCDVSVLVVQQQMLGSDRLMVSDSSFKSKGKEGSFSVVDMPRDDRVHPVDY encoded by the exons ATGGATATAAGCGTGGTCAAACAAACAGGGAGGAAAGCCCTGGTCATAGGCATCTCTGCTTTCTTTGTGCCTCTGATACTCAACATGGGGTTTGCTTTAGTTCTTCAGCGAACGGTCACGATGGAACCAAAATTACACAAGTCCATAATCATCATAGCTGTGTTTCAATCCATGAGCTCCTTCCACGTCATCGCGTGCCTCTTGGCCGATTTGAAGCTCCTCAACTCAGAGATTGGCAGATTGGCTGTGTCTTCTTCAATG GTTATGGGCCTGCATTTCATGCTGGGCCCAATGATTTTGGGCCTGGCAGTACCAGAAGGCCCACCGTTGGGATCAGCTTTGGTGGAGAAACTTGACTCATATATCTCCTTGATTCTATTGCCAAGCTACTTTGTGTTCGGTGCTGCAAGgatcaatttctctttgataaAGATGAAGACTGTTTGGGTTGTGGAGCTCTTGACTGTGAGTGGCTTTTGTGGTAAGCTCATAGGAACTGTGGTGCCTTCACTCTATTGCAAAATGCCTGCTGTTGATGCATGCTCATTAGGCCTCATCATGAGTGCTCAAGGCATCATTGACGTTATAACTTTGCAACATGGATTGTTCCTCAAA TTGATTGATGAAGAATCCTTTAGTATCATGGCTCTATCAGCACTTGTCTCAACTGCAATCATAACCCCGGTGGTGAAATTCCTATACGATCCATCCAAGAGATACATGTCCACCATGCGAAGGAGGACAATTGAACATGCCTTGCCCAACGCCGAGCTTCGAATGCTGGCCTGCATATACCAAGAAGACAGCACCCCTCCCATCATCAACCTTCTTGAGGTCTCAaatccaaccccaaaaacccccattttcttttatgtcgTTCACCTCATCAGACTCTCTGGCAGAACTGCCCCAGTCCTCATCACACATAGGCCAGGGAAAAGGAGTGCCAGAACTTTTGAGTCCCATGACTCGGATCGTATAGTGAATGCCTTCAGATTATATGAGGAACATAGCTCTGGTGGTCTCATAATGAATGCCTTGACAGCCATTTCTCCCTATGCCACAATGCATGATGATGTTTGCACCTTGGCATTGGAGAAGAGGACTTCCATGGTCCTAATCCCATTCCACAAGCAATTCAACGAGCTAAGTGGCGCAGGGGTATTGGACAATAATCCTATTAGGTCTGTGAATCAAAAAATTCTTCGAAATTCCCCATGCTCGGTTGGGATTCTTCTCGATCGTGGTACCTTGAACACCAACGTTACTATTTCATGCAAAAATTCGTACAATTTCGGGATGATCTTTGTAGAAGGACCTGACGACCGTGAGGCATTGGCATATGCTATGCGCATGGCGGAGCACCCTAATGTCAGCCTCACGGTCATTAGATTGGTAGACCATAATATGAAACACAGTGTGCATAGAGATCACGATATGGTCCTAATCAGCAAGTGTAAGACAGCAATTTCTGGGAGAAAACAACATGTTTATAAGGAGGAACATGTTAAAGATAGTGTGGATATGATCAATGTGATCAGATCAAATTCAATGGAAAAATTGTATGACCTAATTTTGGTTGGGGGACGTCACGATAGCAATTCACCGTTGTTCATGGGACTCACAGAATGGAATGAGTTTCCCGAACTTGGGTTCATCGGAGACATGCTGGCATCTTCAGATTCCAATTGTGATGTCTCAGTGTTGGTGGTGCAGCAACAAATGCTTGGAAGTGATCGACTGATGGTATCTGACAGCAGCTTTAAGTCCAAAGGGAAAGAAGGATCGTTTTCTGTTGTGGATATGCCTCGCGATGATAGAGTGCACCCAGTTGATTATTAG
- the LOC18775523 gene encoding cation/H(+) antiporter 4 produces the protein MATGNLTLAPKNITECLDFPANVHSEGILNYNTAAGMPHTLPNLEMQMVLIFLVTKAFYAILRYLGVPRFTTQIITGLILGPTFLGKLPMLKQYLFNLQSQEIIGVLSEFGYGLFMFLIGVKMDLGMIMRTGQKALCTGVACVVVPLVVGILVQTQLTSSYFNLTEQEIFKLSFVTASHCLTPFPVVACLLEDLKILNSEIGRLGMSAALVSDICSVFLQFVGTIARMVKQEWSRFTILGIGSSIGYIIVVASILRPAMYWVIRHTPKNRPVKKAYLNIIIVVVLSSGVLSHMYGQSFHFGPFILGLAVPAGPPLGSAIEANLGLFVSDVLLPIFVTTCSMRVDFSWLSYFKTDAFTQINGILIVLVLVTKFLASIVPPLYCNLPFSDALTVALILSCKGIVNLAAYTDLRDNQIINDPSYVLAITSILVTATLVPIAVKYLYDPSRKYAGYQKRNMMHLKPNAELKILACIHRSANMPAVINLLDAACPSKENPIGVYVLHLIELVGRASPIFISHELHKNSVSNVSYSDDILLYFNQFVRENLGAVSLSLFTAISAPKYMYEDICHLALDKLVSLIVLPFHRRWSIDGSVESEDINIRTLNCGVLDRAPCSVGILVDRSHLGRSTSTVSPQSSFSVAIIFLGGKDDREAIAFSKRMAKDSTISLTVIRLVPRTNEAVGSDWDLDTEGLKYFRDDDVDERFVMYLEEAVKDGPQTALLLRYIVDQYDLIIVGRRYNVQSPQTAGLSEWTEFPELGTVGDLLASPDINCRASILVVQQQRMVTK, from the exons ATGGCGACGGGCAACCTAACATTAGCCCCCAAGAATATTACTGAGTGTCTTGATTTCCCTGCTAACGTACATTCGGAGGGCATTTTAAACTACAATACAGCTGCTGGGATGCCACATACCCTTCCCAATCTGGAGATGCAGATGGTCTTAATTTTTCTCGTGACGAAAGCCTTCTATGCCATTTTGCGCTATCTTGGAGTTCCAAGATTCACCACCCAAATTATC ACAGGCCTAATCCTCGGTCCTACATTCCTTGGGAAATTACCAATGTTGAAGCAATACCTTTTTAATCTACAAAGCCAAGAAATAATTGGTGTGCTGAGTGAGTTTGGCTATGGGCTCTTTATGTTTCTCATTGGAGTGAAAATGGATTTGGGAATGATAATGAGGACAGGGCAAAAGGCCTTGTGCACGGGTGTTGCCTGTGTCGTGGTGCCTTTAGTAGTCGGTATTCTTGTCCAAACACAGCTCACCTCTTCTTACTTTAACCTAACTGAACAAGAAATATTCAAGCTTTCATTTGTGACTGCATCACATTGTTTGACTCCGTTTCCGGTTGTTGCTTGCCTTCTTGAGGACCTCAAGATCTTGAATTCGGAGATAGGGAGATTAGGCATGTCTGCAGCATTGGTCAGTGACATTTGTAGTGTGTTCCTGCAATTTGTGGGCACAATAGCTAGAATGGTAAAACAGGAATGGTCAAGATTTACTATATTGGGCATAGGATCAAGCATTGGCTATATCATTGTTGTCGCGTCCATACTCAGACCGGCAATGTACTGGGTGATCAGGCACACCCCTAAAAACAGGCCTGTCAAAAAAGCCTatctcaatatcatcatcGTCGTTGTGCTTTCATCTGGGGTGCTTTCGCATATGTATGGCCaaagttttcattttggtcCGTTTATACTTGGTTTGGCTGTCCCAGCGGGACCACCATTGGGATCAGCCATTGAAGCCAACCTCGGTTTGTTCGTCTCTGATGTGCTTCTTCCAATATTTGTGACTACATGTTCCATGAGGGTAGACTTTTCGTGGCTTAGTTATTTTAAAACTGACGCATTCACGCAAATCAATGGAATCCTTATCGTCCTCGTTCTTGTGACCAAATTCTTAGCCTCCATTGTTCCTCCGTTGTATTGCAACCTGCCCTTCAGTGATGCATTGACAGTTGCTCTCATTTTGAGTTGCAAAGGCATTGTCAACCTTGCCGCCTATACCGATCTCAGAGACAATCAG ATCATCAATGACCCAAGCTATGTTTTGGCAATTACTAGCATTTTAGTGACTGCAACTCTTGTACCGATTGCGGTGAAGTACCTCTATGATCCTTCAAGGAAATACGCAGGCTACCAGAAAAGAAATATGATGCATTTGAAACCCAATGCTGAGCTCAAAATACTTGCCTGCATACATAGGTCCGCTAATATGCCTGCAGTCATCAATCTACTTGATGCAGCATGTCCATCTAAAGAGAACCCCATTGGTGTTTATGTTCTTCACCTTATTGAATTAGTTGGCAGGGCCTCCCCTATTTTCATCTCCCACGAATTGCACAAAAACTCTGTCTCCAATGTTTCATACTCAGACGATATCCTTCTTTACTTCAATCAGTTTGTAAGGGAAAATCTAGGGGCTGTTTCTCTAAGCCTCTTCACAGCAATCTCTGCACCAAAATACATGTATGAAGACATATGCCACCTTGCATTGGACAAGCTTGTGTCCCTAATCGTGCTCCCATTTCACCGGAGATGGTCCATTGACGGGTCTGTGGAGTCAGAAGACATCAACATCAGGACCCTAAATTGCGGTGTCCTAGATAGAGCCCCATGCTCTGTTGGAATCCTTGTAGACCGCAGCCATTTAGGCCGATCCACCTCCACTGTATCACCTCAGTCATCCTTCTCGGTGGCAATAATCTTCTTGGGTGGTAAAGATGACAGGGAGGCAATAGcattttccaaaagaatggccaAGGACTCGACGATTAGCCTAACTGTGATCCGGCTTGTTCCCAGGACTAATGAAGCTGTTGGCTCGGATTGGGATCTTGATACAGAGGGGTTGAAGTATTTTAGAGATGATGATGTAGATGAGCGGTTTGTGATGTACTTGGAGGAGGCTGTGAAAGATGGGCCTCAGACAGCTTTATTACTTCGGTATATTGTGGATCAGTATGACCTAATTATAGTAGGGAGAAGGTATAATGTACAGTCCCCTCAGACCGCAGGGCTTTCAGAATGGACTGAATTTCCAGAGCTGGGGACCGTAGGGGACTTGCTTGCATCTCCAGATATCAATTGTAGAGCTTCTATTCTTGTGGTACAGCAGCAAAGGATGgtgacaaaataa
- the LOC18773742 gene encoding uncharacterized protein LOC18773742 yields MGNSLRCCLACVLPCGALDLIRIVHLNGYVEEISHSVTAGEILEANPNHVLSKPSSQGVVRRILILSPETELKRGSIYFLIPTSSIPEKKKKSKTSGVKKPSKKSTKNHTESTDRYLMEIVTEKKSSSRRDRRAGRATVWRPHLESITED; encoded by the coding sequence ATGGGCAACAGTCTAAGGTGCTGTTTGGCTTGTGTGCTACCCTGCGGAGCTCTTGACTTGATCCGGATCGTCCATTTGAATGGCTACGTAGAAGAAATCTCGCATTCTGTCACAGCCGGTGAGATCCTCGAAGCGAACCCAAATCACGTTCTGAGCAAACCCAGCTCCCAAGGCGTCGTTCGTCGTATTTTGATACTCTCACCGGAGACGGAGCTCAAGCGGGGCAGCATCTATTTCTTGATCCCGACTTCTTCTATaccggagaagaagaagaagagtaagACTAGCGGCGTTAAGAAGCCGTCGAAAAAGAGCACTAAAAACCACACCGAAAGTACCGACCGCTACTTAATGGAGATTGTCACTGAAAAGAAGTCTTCGTCACGGCGGGATCGCCGGGCCGGCCGGGCCACAGTATGGCGGCCTCATCTCGAGAGCATCACCGAAGactaa
- the LOC109949461 gene encoding uncharacterized protein LOC109949461, whose translation MPSITSFNGDSDPKSHWKHFKSTMILYKADDVVMCKVFPMTMHGVAQDWFHTLSSTSISSFKEFALIFTKKHTSCWTVRKHPNHIFNLHKKPDESIQDYLKRFKAQKANIIGCDDRIESLTFKKGLLAEYELYREQTITLSQTLTEVFVTAGHYAF comes from the coding sequence ATGCCATCCATCACATCGTTCAATGGGGACTCTGACCCCAAAAGCCATTGGAAGCACTTCAAGAGCACCATGATCCTGTACAAGGCAGACGACGTTGTGATGTGCAAGGTATTCCCAATGACCATGCATGGAGTAGCTCAGGACTGGTTTCACACTCTATCGTCCACATCGATCAGCAGTTTCAAGGAATTTGCCCTCATTTTCACAAAGAAGCACACTTCCTGCTGGACGGTCAGAAAACACCCAAACCACATCTTTAACCTACACAAGAAACCAGACGAGTCTATTCAAGACTACCTCAAAAGATTCAAGGCTCAAAAGGCGAACATTATAGGATGCGATGATCGAATTGAATCCTTGACTTTCAAGAAGGGCTTGCTAGCCGAGTACGAGCTATACCGTGAGCAGACCATCACTCTGAGCCAAACCCTGACAGAAGTCTTCGTGACGGCAGGGCACTACGCATTCTAG